One window from the genome of Pelodictyon luteolum DSM 273 encodes:
- a CDS encoding helix-turn-helix transcriptional regulator: MTEQALLEARASALEDELKRVNRNSASHYKHLIVLYEQVDAAEISVKQKNPIKKSLRQIIDHTRLEERTGLLLSLMDYDFLKKLEAIHPNLNQREYKICLFVKLGYDTRSIARMMGISTRGLESVRYRLHRKLGRGKHQALKNYLSMIQMDASQGEMLQTGFGYAM; this comes from the coding sequence ATGACTGAACAGGCTTTGCTGGAAGCGCGAGCGAGCGCATTAGAGGATGAATTAAAACGGGTGAACCGGAATTCCGCAAGCCATTATAAACATCTTATTGTCCTCTATGAGCAGGTCGATGCCGCCGAAATCTCTGTGAAACAGAAGAACCCCATCAAGAAGTCTCTTCGCCAGATCATCGATCATACGCGGCTTGAGGAGCGAACAGGATTGTTGCTGAGCCTTATGGATTATGACTTTCTGAAAAAATTAGAAGCAATACACCCGAATCTCAATCAGCGGGAATACAAGATATGCCTTTTTGTCAAGCTCGGCTATGATACCCGGTCAATTGCGCGTATGATGGGTATTTCAACTCGGGGGCTGGAAAGCGTTCGATACCGGCTCCACAGAAAGCTTGGCCGGGGTAAGCATCAGGCCCTGAAAAATTACTTATCGATGATACAGATGGATGCCTCGCAGGGAGAGATGCTTCAGACTGGTTTTGGATATGCCATGTAG
- a CDS encoding helix-turn-helix domain-containing protein has translation MDPTQCTHALNHQQNKSPAEKLGLKIRIARIMASYTQEKLAVRSGLSMAYIGMIERGEKNITILNCHKLAKALDITIGDLLDGVFDSEKTYCKHECRNC, from the coding sequence ATGGACCCAACGCAATGCACCCATGCACTGAACCACCAACAAAATAAAAGCCCTGCAGAAAAACTGGGGCTGAAGATTCGCATCGCAAGAATTATGGCAAGTTACACCCAGGAAAAGCTTGCAGTCCGTAGCGGGTTATCGATGGCATATATTGGCATGATTGAGCGTGGCGAGAAAAACATCACCATACTCAACTGCCATAAGTTGGCCAAAGCGCTCGACATCACAATCGGTGACCTGCTCGATGGAGTATTTGACTCAGAAAAAACATATTGCAAGCATGAATGCCGTAATTGCTAA
- the gvpA gene encoding gas vesicle structural protein GvpA, translating to MAVEKTIGSSSLVEVIDRILDKGVVVDAWVRMSLVGIELLAIEARVVVASVETYLKYAEAIGLTAKAA from the coding sequence ATGGCAGTAGAAAAAACCATCGGTTCATCGAGCCTCGTTGAGGTCATCGACCGTATCCTCGACAAGGGTGTTGTCGTTGACGCATGGGTCCGCATGTCGCTTGTCGGCATCGAGCTCCTTGCCATCGAGGCAAGGGTCGTGGTCGCATCGGTCGAGACCTATCTGAAGTATGCAGAGGCTATCGGGTTGACGGCGAAGGCTGCGTAA
- a CDS encoding helix-turn-helix domain-containing protein, producing MTEIKRAQAALRLGRNIRAARVKAGYSREKLSELSGLSTNYIGIIERGMKNITIINCQRLACALSTSIDKLLEGVFHSTNEARNTTCPSGCILFNKTGECESKEH from the coding sequence TTGACAGAAATCAAGCGCGCCCAGGCCGCGCTGAGGCTTGGAAGAAATATTCGCGCCGCAAGAGTCAAAGCCGGCTATTCCAGAGAAAAACTTTCGGAACTCAGCGGACTGTCGACGAACTATATCGGCATCATTGAGAGAGGCATGAAAAACATCACCATCATAAACTGCCAGCGCCTTGCCTGCGCCCTCAGTACAAGCATCGATAAACTGCTTGAAGGTGTATTTCACTCAACAAATGAGGCCCGAAATACTACGTGTCCATCCGGCTGCATTCTTTTCAATAAGACCGGGGAATGTGAATCAAAGGAACATTAG
- the gvpA gene encoding gas vesicle structural protein GvpA, whose translation MAVEKTIGSSSLVEVIDRILDKGVVVDAWVRVSLVGIELLAIEARVVVASVETYLKYAEAIGLTAKAA comes from the coding sequence ATGGCAGTAGAAAAAACCATCGGTTCATCGAGCCTCGTTGAGGTTATCGACCGTATCCTTGACAAGGGTGTCGTCGTTGATGCATGGGTCCGCGTGTCGCTTGTCGGCATCGAGCTCCTCGCCATCGAGGCAAGGGTCGTGGTCGCATCGGTCGAGACCTACCTGAAGTATGCAGAGGCTATCGGACTGACCGCAAAGGCTGCGTAA
- the gvpA gene encoding gas vesicle structural protein GvpA, whose translation MAVEKTIGSSSLVEVIDRILDKGVVVDAWVRVSLVGIELLAIEARVVVASVETYLKYAEAIGLTAKAA comes from the coding sequence ATGGCAGTAGAAAAAACCATCGGTTCATCGAGCCTCGTTGAGGTCATCGACCGTATCCTCGACAAGGGTGTCGTCGTTGACGCATGGGTTCGCGTGTCGCTTGTCGGCATCGAGCTCCTCGCCATCGAGGCAAGGGTCGTGGTCGCATCGGTCGAGACCTACCTGAAGTATGCAGAGGCTATCGGACTGACCGCAAAGGCTGCGTAA
- the gvpN gene encoding gas vesicle protein GvpN produces MRAAVNDNEMNTVLAPRPMANFVETEYIRDITERGLTYLKAGFPVHFRGPSGTGKTTVAMHLAGKIGRPVVVIHGDSEYKTSDLIGSEQGYKFRRLNDNFIHSVHKYEEDMSKQWVNNRLSIAIKKGFTLVYDEFTRSRPEANNILLPILQEKMLSTSASNEEDYYMKVHPEFRAIFTSNPEEYAGVNRTQDALRDRMVTMDLDYFDYETELRVTHAKSELTLEDSEKIVQVVRGLRESGKTEFDPTVRGSIMIARTLHIMQVRPEKTNDAVRKVFQDILTSETSRVGSKTNQEKVRAIVNDLIEAYL; encoded by the coding sequence ATGCGTGCTGCAGTGAATGACAATGAAATGAATACGGTACTGGCACCACGGCCGATGGCGAATTTCGTGGAAACCGAGTACATCCGGGACATCACCGAGCGTGGACTTACCTACCTGAAGGCCGGCTTCCCTGTCCATTTCCGGGGCCCCTCGGGTACCGGCAAGACAACGGTCGCCATGCACCTTGCCGGCAAGATCGGACGACCCGTCGTGGTCATCCACGGAGACTCCGAATACAAGACCTCCGACCTCATCGGAAGCGAGCAGGGATACAAGTTCAGGCGCCTGAACGACAACTTCATCCATTCAGTCCATAAGTATGAAGAGGACATGAGCAAGCAGTGGGTGAACAACCGGCTGTCGATTGCCATCAAGAAGGGCTTCACCCTGGTCTACGATGAATTCACCCGTTCGCGTCCCGAGGCCAACAACATCCTTCTGCCGATTCTGCAGGAGAAGATGCTGAGCACATCAGCCTCGAATGAAGAGGACTACTACATGAAGGTCCACCCTGAGTTCAGGGCGATATTTACCTCGAACCCCGAGGAATATGCCGGCGTCAACAGGACACAGGATGCTCTGCGCGACCGGATGGTGACCATGGACCTGGATTATTTCGATTATGAGACCGAGCTGCGGGTGACGCACGCTAAGTCGGAACTGACGCTCGAGGATTCAGAGAAAATCGTGCAGGTCGTAAGGGGACTTCGCGAATCCGGCAAAACCGAGTTTGACCCGACCGTCCGCGGTTCGATCATGATAGCACGGACGCTGCATATCATGCAGGTCAGGCCCGAAAAAACGAACGATGCCGTCAGGAAGGTGTTCCAGGACATCCTGACATCGGAAACCAGCAGGGTGGGATCGAAGACCAACCAGGAAAAGGTCCGCGCCATCGTCAACGACCTGATCGAAGCATATCTGTAA